From a single Capsicum annuum cultivar UCD-10X-F1 chromosome 12, UCD10Xv1.1, whole genome shotgun sequence genomic region:
- the LOC107849599 gene encoding UDP-glycosyltransferase 91A1, producing the protein MAENNIRLHVAVFPWLAFGHMIPYLELSKLIAEKGHTVSFISTPRNIDRLPKLPSNLSQFLKFVKLPMPHVEKLPENAEATIDVPYEQVKYLKLAYDGLEESMAKFLEDSTPDFIFFDFASYWIPSIASKFSIPTAYFSIFIAAALGFTGPVPGLNNDYEIRETPEEYTICPKWVPFDTTVAFKLFEVSRIFEASMKGEEENVSDLFRIFKTFEHCNFLLVRSCSEFEPEWLKVVEDIHRKPVFPVGQLPTTTYDDDSTKINAWEEIKLWLDKQEKGKVIYVAFGSEAKPSQNELTELSLGLELSGLPFFWVLRTKRGESDDELIQLPHGFEDRTKGRGIVCTSWAPQLKILSHHSVGGFLTHSGWSSVVEAIQFERPLVLLTFLADQGINARLLEEKRMAYSIPRDDRDGSFTRDSVAESVNLVLVEEEGEIYRKKVKEVKDLFCDKKRQNNYVANLLSFLQNYKKTER; encoded by the coding sequence ATGGCAGAAAACAACATAAGGTTGCATGTGGCAGTATTTCCATGGCTAGCTTTTGGCCATATGATTCCATATTTGGAGCTATCAAAGCTCATTGCTGAAAAGGGTCATACAGTTTCCTTCATTTCTACTCCAAGAAACATCGATCGTCTACCAAAACTTCCTTCAAATCTTTCTCAGTTCTTGAAGTTCGTCAAACTTCCGATGCCCCACGTAGAAAAGTTACCGGAGAATGCAGAAGCCACTATTGATGTACCTTATGAGCAAGTCAAATACCTCAAACTTGCATATGATGGACTCGAAGAGTCCATGGCTAAGTTTCTAGAAGATTCAACTCCTGATTTTATATTCTTCGACTTTGCTTCTTACTGGATTCCTTCAATCGCTTCAAAATTCAGCATTCCAACGGCTTATTTCAGCATATTCATAGCCGCGGCTCTGGGTTTCACCGGACCTGTCCCAGGATTGAACAATGATTATGAAATTCGGGAGACACCAGAGGAATATACTATTTGCCCCAAATGGGTGCCGTTTGACACCACCGTCGCTTTCAAGTTGTTTGAAGTTTCAAGAATCTTTGAAGCTTCCATGAAAGGCGAGGAAGAAAATGTTTCTGATTTGTTTCGTATATTTAAAACATTCGAACACTGTAATTTTTTGCTTGTGAGAAGTTGTTCAGAATTTGAACCAGAATGGTTGAAAGTTGTCGAGGATATTCATCGTAAACCAGTTTTTCCAGTGGGACAACTTCCGACAACGACATATGATGATGATAGCACGAAGATTAATGCATGGGAAGAGATAAAATTATGGCTTGACAAACAAGAAAAGGGGAAAGTGATTTACGTGGCATTTGGTAGCGAAGCAAAACCGAGTCAAAACGAACTCACTGAGTTATCTCTCGGGTTAGAGCTTTCTGGATTACCATTTTTCTGGGTTTTAAGAACTAAGAGAGGGGAATCTGATGATGAATTGATTCAATTACCACATGGATTCGAAGATCGAACAAAGGGGAGGGGAATTGTGTGCACGAGTTGGGCCCCACAACTTAAGATATTGAGTCACCACTCAGTGGGTGGATTTTTGACTCATTCAGGGTGGAGTTCAGTGGTCGAGGCAATACAATTCGAGAGACCATTGGTTCTGTTGACGTTCTTGGCTGATCAGGGAATAAATGCTAGGCTTTTGGAGGAGAAGAGGATGGCGTATTCAATTCCTAGAGATGATCGAGATGGATCGTTCACTCGTGACTCAGTGGCTGAGTCAGTGAATTTGGTACTCGTTGAGGAAGAGGGTGAGATTTACAGGAAAAAGGTCAAAGAGGTGAAAGATCTTTTTTGTGacaagaaaagacaaaataattATGTGGCTAATTTATTaagttttcttcaaaactataaaaagactgaaagatga
- the LOC107849609 gene encoding UDP-glycosyltransferase 91A1-like (The RefSeq protein has 2 substitutions compared to this genomic sequence), whose translation MAENGKKLHIAVFPWLAFGHMIPYLELSKLIARKGHTVSFISTPRNIDRLPKLPPNLSQFLKFVKLPMPHVEKLPENAEATIDVPFEQVKYLKLAQDGLEESMAKFLEDSAPDFIFFDFTSYWVPSVASKFNIPTAYFSIFIAAFLGFAGPVPGLNNDYEIRKTPEEYTVPPKWVSFETTVAWKLFEVSRIFEASMEGDEENIADITRFYKSVENCDFFLVRSCSEFEPEWLKVIQDIHRKPVFPVGQLPTTTYEDETTKINAWREIKFWLDKQEKGRVIYVAFGSEAKPSQNELTELSLGLELSGLPFFWVLRTKRGESDDELICLPEGFEERTKGRGIVCTSWAPQLKILSHDSIGGFLTHSGWSSVVEAIQFEKPLVLLTFLADQGINARLLEEKKMAYSIPRNDRDGSFTRDSVAESVSMVLVKEEGEIYRKKVKEVKYLFCDKKRQDNYVKNLLSYLQNYKKTRT comes from the coding sequence ATGGCAGAAAATGGCAAAAAGTTGCATATTGCAGTATTTCCATGGCTAGCTTTTGGGCATATGATTCCATATTTAGAGCTATCAAAGCTCATTGCTCGAAAGGGTCATACAGTTTCCTTCATTTCTACTCCTAGAAACATCGATCGTCTACCAAAACTTCCTCCAAATCTTTCTCAGTTCTTGAAGTTCGTCAAACTTCCGATGCCCCACGTGGAAAAGTTACCGGAGAATGCAGAAGCCACTATTGATGTACCTTATGAACAAGTCAAGTACCTTAAACTTGCTCAAGATGGACTTGAAGAATCAATGGCTAAGTTTCTCGAAGATTCAGCTCCTGAttttatattctttgattttACTTCTTATTGGGTTCCTTCAGTTGCTTCAAAATTCAACATTCCAACGGCTTATTTCAGCATATTCATCGCCGCGTTTCTGGGTTTCGCCGGACCTGTGCCGGGATTGAACAATGATTATGAAATTCGGAAGACGCCAGAGGAATATACTGTTCCACCGAAATGGGTGTCGTTTGAGACCACTGTTGCATGGAAGCTGTTTGAAGTTTCTCGAATCTTCGAGGCATCCATGGAGGGTGATGAAGAGAACATTGCTGATATTACTCGTTTCTATAAATCtgtggaaaattgtgatttttttcttGTGAGGAGTTGTTCTGAATTCGAACCAGAATGGTTGAAAGTTATTCAAGATATTCACCGGAAACCAGTTTTTCCGGTGGGTCAACTTCCGACAACGACATATGAAGATGAAACCACGAAGATCAATGCATGGAGAGAGATAAAATTTTGGCTCGATAAGCAAGAAAAGGGAAGAGTGATCTATGTAGCGTTTGGTAGCGAGGCAAAACCGAGTCAAAATGAACTCACTGAGTTATCACTCGGGTTAGAACTTTCCGGATTACCATTTTTCTGGGTTTTGAGAACTAAAAGAGGGGAATCTGATGATGAATTGATTTGCTTACCAGAAGGGTTCGAGGAACGAACAAAGGGAAGGGGAATTGTGTGCACGAGTTGGGCGCCGCAGCTCAAGATACTGAGTCATGATTCAATAGGTGGATTTTTGACTCATTCTGGATGGAGTTCGGTGGTTGAAGCAATACAATTTGAAAAGCCATTGGTTCTATTAACATTCTTGGCTGATCAAGGAATAAATGCTAGGCTTTTGGAGGAGAAGAAGATGGCGTATTCGATACCGAGAAATGATCGGGATGGATCATTCACTCGTGACTCGGTGGCTGAGTCGGTAAGTATGGTACTCGTTAAGGAAGAGGGTGAGATTTATAGAAAGAAGGTTAAAGAGGTGAAATATCTTTTTTGCGACAAGAAAAGACAAGACAATTACGTGAAAAATTTATTAAGTCATCTTCAAAATTATAAGAAAACTAGAACATAA
- the LOC107849519 gene encoding putative UDP-rhamnose:rhamnosyltransferase 1 — MAETNKKLHIAVFPWLAFGHMIPYLELSKLVAQKGHTVSFISTPRNIDRLPKLPPNLVQFLKFVKLPLPRVENLPENAEATIDVPYEQAKYLKIAQDGLEEPMAKFLEGSAPDFILFGFTSYWIPSIASKFNIPTAHFGIFIAAFLVFTGPVPGLNNDYGGRMTLEEYTVPPKWVPFKQGRSYSPEGCNNLGSIPGGSNSVFFFIFHCV; from the exons ATGGCAGAAACAAACAAAAAGTTGCATATTGCAGTATTTCCATGGCTAGCTTTTGGCCATATGATTCCATATTTAGAGCTATCAAAGCTCGTTGCTCAAAAGGGTCATACAGTTTCCTTCATTTCTACTCCTAGAAACATCGATCGTCTACCAAAACTTCCTCCAAATCTTGTCCAGTTCTTGAAATTCGTCAAACTTCCTCTACCCCGCGTAGAAAATTTACCTGAAAATGCAGAAGCCACCATTGATGTACCTTACGAGCAAGCCAAGTatctcaaaattgctcaagatGGACTTGAAGAACCCATGGCTAAGTTTCTCGAAGGTTCAGCTCCTGATTTTATACTCTTTGGTTTTACGTCTTACTGGATTCCTTCAATCGCTTCAAAATTCAACATTCCAACAGCCCATTTCGGCATATTCATCGCCGCGTTTTTGGTTTTCACGGGACCTGTGCCAGGATTGAATAATGATTATGGAGGTCGGATGACACTGGAGGAATACACGGTTCCTCCCAAATGGGTACCGTTTAagcaggggcggagctacagcCCCGAAGGCTG CAACAACCTAGGTTCGATTCCTGGAGGGAGCAacagtgttttttttttcatttttcactgCGTTTAA
- the LOC107850755 gene encoding protein NLP9 — translation MERGVGFWAFPRGQTEGVSTDASTRSTNVESFNNVMEIMNLDAYAGWCSSPSATDQMFASYATFSPINQSYAPFEGMSSVDQHTGAFPPMDANMVVSSHDDGGEKMVFGQNDDDQFHFVVDSGDGGIGLVAERSKKSSQCGADGADMSNSMIVKSPSQPLAERMLRALAMFKESSGAGILAQVWIPMKNDENQYVLSTCEQPYLLDQALSGYREVSRKFTFDTETKPGATPGLPGRVFSSRIPEWTSNVLYYKEAEYLRVQYAVNHQVRGSIALPVLEDDASESPCCAVLELVTMKEKPNFDLEMDHVCQALQAVNLRSITPPRLDSQNLSNNQRDALAEITDVLRAVCHAHKLPLALTWIPCSFTKGDESIRVHTRGCNASLNEKCVLCVEDTTCYVSDKEMQGFVHACMEHFLEEGEGIVGKALQSNYPFFYPDVKEYHISEYPLVHHARKCGLNAAVAIRLRSTFTGDDDYVLEFFLPISMKGSTEQQLLLNNLSGTMQRICRSLRTVSDAELVGQGATFGLQDGSVPCLPPIALSRRNTQHTLDNNSDSVNETPLGASNSKSAKMHVVDSREQTTIRSRRQIEKKRSTAEKHVSLSVLQQYFSGSLKDAAKSIGVCPTTLKRICRQHGISRWPSRKINKVNRSLKKIQTVLESVQGVEGGLKFDPATGGLVPAGSVIEDFDTRKNIFFPFEDVSIKNPTSVFQDVVSVPSTSANNKENSMVKMEGDSYIDGNQLSQSNDINTLSGGDKSAVMSRFCYQPKLVALESSRPTSLNAIPLTDSENVSLGSFLAKQGCRRWGLNYDTLDNFDRHFTSRCSFAKAVGGETDNKIKRDTEIDGDGGVIEHNQASSSAMTDSSNGSGSMMNGSSSSSRSRGGAEKYSMVELNCGDSGSTITVKATYKEDTIRFKFELSAGCLQLYEEVAKRFKLQTGTFQLKYLDDEAEWVMLVNDADLHECLQILDFVGGRTLKFLVRDTPCAMGSSDSSNCFIASGS, via the exons ATGGAGAGGGGAGTTGGTTTTTGGGCGTTTCCAAGAGGTCAAACGGAGGGTGTTTCCACTGATGCTAGTACAAGGTCTACAAATGTTGAATCTTTCAACAATGTTATGGAGATTATGAATCTAGATGCTTATGCCGGATGGTGCTCTAGCCCAAGTGCAACAGACCAGATGTTTGCGTCTTATGCAACATTTTCTCCAATTAATCAAAGTTATGCACCATTTGAAGGAATGAGTTCTGTAGATCAACATACGGGAGCATTTCCTCCAATGGATGCGAATATGGTGGTTAGTAGTCATGACGATGGAGGAGAGAAAATGGTGTTTGGGCAAAATGATGATGATCAGTTCCATTTTGTGGTGGATTCGGGTGATGGGGGGATTGGTTTGGTAGCTGAAAGAAGTAAAAAATCAAGCCAATGTGGTGCTGATGGTGCGGATATGAGCAACTCTATGATCGTAAAGTCACCTTCTCAGCCACTTGCTGAGAGAATGCTTAGGGCATTGGCAATGTTTAAAGAGTCCTCCGGCGCGGGAATTTTAGCTCAAGTTTGGATTCCAATGAAGAATGACGAAAATCAGTATGTGTTGAGCACGTGTGAACAACCCTATCTTCTTGATCAGGCGCTTTCTGGCTATCGAGAGGTCTCCAGGAAGTTCACTTTTGATACAGAAACAAAACCAGGAGCAACTCCAGGTCTTCCTGGTCGAGTGTTTAGTTCCAGAATTCCTGAGTGGACGTCAAATGTTTTATACTACAAGGAAGCTGAGTATTTACGTGTACAATATGCTGTTAACCATCAAGTTCGTGGATCTATCGCTTTACCTGTCTTAGAGGATGATGCCTCTGAAAGTCCATGTTGTGCAGTATTGGAACTCGTAACAATGAAGGAGAAACCAAATTTTGATTTGGAAATGGATCATGTTTGTCAGGCTCTTCAG GCCGTGAATTTAAGGAGTATAACGCCTCCGAGACTTGATTCTCAG AATCTTTCAAATAACCAAAGAGATGCTTTAGCTGAGATAACAGATGTTCTGCGAGCAGTTTGCCATGCACATAAGCTGCCTCTTGCTTTGACATGGATTCCCTGTAGTTTCACGAAAGGAGATGAATCCATAAGAGTGCATACCAGAGGATGTAATGCAAGTTTAAATGAAAAATGTGTGTTATGTGTTGAGGATACAACTTGTTATGTGAGTGACAAGGAAATGCAAGGATTTGTACATGCATGTATGGAACATTTTCTCGAAGAAGGTGAAGGTATTGTTGGGAAAGCTCTTCAATCCAACTACCCTTTTTTCTACCCTGATGTGAAGGAGTACCATATAAGTGAGTACCCACTTGTTCATCATGCACGAAAATGTGGTCTAAATGCTGCAGTGGCTATCAGATTACGTAGTACATTCACCGGTGATGACGATTACGTATTGGAGTTCTTTCTTCCAATCAGTATGAAGGGAAGTACCGAGCAACAACTTCTCTTGAATAACCTTTCAGGTACCATGCAAAGAATTTGCAGAAGTTTGAGAACAGTGTCAGATGCAGAATTAGTAGGACAGGGTGCTACATTTGGGTTACAAGATGGATCTGTTCCATGTTTACCACCGATTGCATTGTCTAGGAGAAACACTCAGCACACATTAGATAACAATTCAGATTCTGTGAACGAGACTCCTTTAGGTGCCTCTAATTCAAAAAGTGCTAAAATGCATGTTGTTGATTCTCGTGAACAG ACAACTATTAGATCAAGAAGACAAATAGAGAAAAAACGAAGTACAGCTGAAAAACATGTCAGCCTAAGTGTTCTTCAGCAATACTTCTCTGGAAGCTTAAAGGATGCTGCAAAAAGCATTGGTG TGTGTCCAACTACCTTGAAAAGGATATGTCGACAACATGGGATATCTAGATGGCCATCTCGGAAGATAAACAAAGTGAATCGGTCTTTAAAAAAGATACAAACAGTGCTTGAATCTGTACAAGGAGTAGAAGGGGGATTGAAGTTTGATCCAGCCACCGGAGGCCTAGTTCCAGCTGGCTCTGTCATTGAAGATTTCGATACAcggaaaaacatattttttccGTTCGAAGATGTCTCTATCAAAAATCCTACTTCTGTTTTTCAAGATGTCGTGTCTGTACCCTCAACTTCAGCCAATAACAAAGAAAACTCTATGGTGAAAATGGAAGGGGactcttatattgatggaaaccAACTCAGCCAATCAAATGATATCAATACTCTCTCGGGAGGGGATAAATCAGCTGTCATGTCTAGATTTTGTTACCAACCCAAGTTGGTTGCATTAGAGTCATCCAGACCTACAAGTCTGAATGCGATCCCACTTACTGATTCTGAAAATGTTTCATTGGGCTCTTTTCTTGCAAAACAAGGATGCAGGAGGTGGGGATTGAACTATGATACCTTGGACAATTTTGATCGTCATTTCACTTCTCGATGCTCGTTTGCTAAGGCTGTTGGAGGTGAGACagacaataaaataaaaagagatacTGAAATAGATGGTGATGGTGGGGTCATTGAACATAACCAGGCCAGTTCTTCAGCCATGACAGACTCATCCAATGGGTCTGGGTCGATGATGAATGGAAGTTCATCAAGTTCTCGCAGTCGTGGTGGTGCAGAGAAGTATTCTATGGTTGAGTTGAACTGTGGTGATAGTGGGTCAACAATTACTGTGAAAGCCACTTACAAAGAAGATACCATCCGATTTAAGTTTGAGCTTTCAGCAGGGTGCTTACAACTCTATGAGGAGGTTGCTAAAAGGTTTAAACTGCAGACAGGGACATTCCAACTCAAGTATCTTGATGATGAGGCGGAATGGGTGATGTTGGTAAATGATGCAGATTTGCATGAGTGCCTTCAGATACTGGATTTTGTTGGTGGTCGTACCCTCAAATTTCTTGTTCGTGATACGCCTTGTGCTATGGGTAGCTCAGACAGCAGTAACTGCTTTATAGCAAGTGGCTCTTAA